A part of Winslowiella toletana genomic DNA contains:
- the atpA gene encoding F0F1 ATP synthase subunit alpha gives MQLNSTEISELIKQRIAQFNVVSEAHNEGTIVSVSDGIIRVHGLADVMQGEMIALPGNRYAIALNLERDSVGAVVMGPYADLAEGMKVKCTGRILEVPVGRGLLGRVLNTLGAPIDGKGAIDNDGFSPIEVIAPGVIERQSVDQPVQTGYKSVDAMIPIGRGQRELIIGDRQTGKTAMAIDAIINQRDSGIKCVYVAIGQKASTISNVVRKLEEHNALANTIVVVATASESAALQYLAPYAGCAMGEYFRDRGEDALIVYDDLSKQAVAYRQVSLLLRRPPGREAFPGDVFYLHSRLLERASRVNAEYVEAFTKGEVKGKTGSLTALPIIETQAGDVSAFVPTNVISITDGQIFLETNLFNSGIRPAVNPGISVSRVGGAAQTKIIKKLSGGIRTALAQYRELAAFSQFASDLDEATRKQLSHGQKVTELLKQKQYAPMSVAQQGLVLFAAERGYLTDVELAKIGSFEAALLAYADRDHVELMAEINQSGNYNNDIEEKLKGLLDTFKATQSW, from the coding sequence ATGCAACTGAATTCCACCGAAATCAGCGAACTGATCAAGCAGCGCATTGCTCAGTTCAATGTAGTGAGCGAAGCTCACAATGAAGGTACTATTGTTTCTGTAAGTGACGGTATCATCCGCGTACACGGCCTGGCCGATGTGATGCAGGGTGAGATGATTGCCCTGCCGGGTAACCGTTACGCTATCGCACTGAACCTCGAGCGTGACTCGGTAGGTGCTGTAGTTATGGGCCCGTACGCTGACCTTGCCGAAGGCATGAAAGTTAAGTGTACTGGTCGTATTCTGGAAGTACCGGTTGGCCGTGGCCTGTTAGGTCGCGTGCTGAACACGCTGGGCGCACCTATTGATGGCAAAGGCGCCATTGATAACGATGGCTTCTCGCCAATCGAAGTGATCGCACCTGGCGTTATCGAACGTCAGTCTGTTGATCAGCCTGTTCAGACCGGTTACAAATCTGTCGATGCAATGATTCCAATCGGCCGTGGCCAGCGTGAGCTGATCATCGGTGACCGTCAGACCGGTAAAACCGCGATGGCGATCGATGCAATCATCAACCAGCGCGATTCCGGTATTAAATGTGTGTACGTGGCCATCGGCCAGAAAGCGTCCACCATTTCTAACGTGGTTCGTAAGCTGGAAGAACACAACGCACTGGCTAACACCATTGTTGTGGTTGCTACCGCGTCAGAATCCGCTGCACTGCAATACCTGGCGCCGTATGCCGGTTGTGCGATGGGCGAATATTTCCGTGACCGCGGTGAAGATGCACTGATTGTGTACGATGACCTGTCTAAACAGGCTGTTGCTTACCGTCAGGTTTCCCTGCTGCTGCGTCGTCCACCGGGTCGTGAAGCCTTCCCTGGTGACGTGTTCTACCTCCACTCCCGTCTGCTGGAGCGTGCATCTCGTGTTAACGCAGAGTACGTTGAAGCATTCACCAAAGGTGAAGTGAAAGGTAAAACCGGTTCTCTGACTGCGCTGCCAATCATCGAAACCCAGGCGGGTGACGTTTCTGCGTTCGTTCCAACCAACGTAATCTCGATTACCGATGGTCAGATCTTCCTGGAAACTAACCTGTTTAACTCCGGTATTCGTCCGGCGGTTAACCCGGGTATCTCCGTATCTCGTGTGGGCGGTGCTGCTCAGACCAAGATCATCAAGAAACTGTCCGGTGGTATTCGTACCGCACTGGCGCAGTATCGTGAACTGGCGGCGTTCTCGCAGTTCGCTTCTGATCTGGATGAAGCAACCCGCAAACAGCTGAGCCACGGTCAGAAAGTGACTGAGCTGCTGAAGCAGAAACAGTATGCACCTATGTCTGTTGCACAGCAGGGTCTGGTACTGTTCGCTGCTGAACGTGGTTATCTGACTGACGTCGAACTGGCGAAAATCGGTAGCTTCGAAGCGGCGCTGCTGGCTTACGCGGATCGCGATCACGTCGAGCTGATGGCTGAAATCAACCAGTCGGGTAACTACAACAACGATATCGAAGAGAAGCTGAAAGGCCTGCTCGATACGTTCAAAGCAACCCAGTCCTGGTAA
- the atpH gene encoding F0F1 ATP synthase subunit delta, with translation MSEFVTVARPYAKAAFDFAVEHQNVDRWQQMLAFAAEVASNEQMTDLLSGALAPEATSASFNAICGDQLDEAGQNLIKVMAENKRLPALPDVLAQYIQLRAAYDATAEVEVISANALSDEQLTKISAAMEKRLSRKVKLNCKIDKSVVAGVIVRSGDMVIDGSVRGRLERLADVLQS, from the coding sequence ATGTCTGAATTTGTAACTGTAGCTCGCCCCTACGCCAAAGCAGCTTTTGACTTTGCTGTTGAGCATCAAAATGTCGATCGCTGGCAGCAGATGCTGGCGTTTGCCGCTGAAGTGGCAAGCAATGAACAGATGACAGATCTTCTCTCCGGCGCCCTGGCGCCGGAAGCTACATCTGCATCTTTCAACGCAATCTGTGGTGATCAACTCGACGAAGCTGGCCAGAACCTGATTAAGGTAATGGCAGAAAACAAACGTTTACCCGCGCTCCCGGACGTACTGGCTCAGTATATACAACTGCGTGCCGCATATGATGCGACCGCCGAAGTTGAAGTTATCTCTGCCAATGCTCTGAGTGACGAACAGCTGACTAAAATCAGCGCCGCGATGGAAAAACGTCTGTCTCGCAAAGTTAAGCTGAATTGCAAAATTGATAAGTCTGTAGTGGCAGGCGTTATCGTCCGCTCGGGTGATATGGTGATTGACGGCAGCGTACGCGGTCGTCTTGAGCGTCTGGCAGACGTCTTGCAGTCTTAA
- the atpF gene encoding F0F1 ATP synthase subunit B, whose product MNLNATILGQAIAFVLFVLFCMKYVWPPIMAAIEKRQKEIAEGLASAERAKKDLDLAQANATDQLKKAKDEAQVIIEQANKRRAQILDEAKAEAEQERNKIVTQAQAEIDAETKRAREELRKQVAMLAIAGAEKIIERSVDEAANSDIVDKLVAEL is encoded by the coding sequence GTGAACCTTAACGCAACAATCCTCGGCCAGGCTATCGCGTTCGTCCTGTTTGTCCTGTTCTGCATGAAGTACGTATGGCCGCCGATTATGGCTGCCATCGAAAAGCGCCAGAAAGAAATTGCTGAAGGCCTTGCTTCCGCTGAACGTGCCAAAAAAGATCTGGATCTTGCGCAGGCTAATGCGACCGACCAGCTGAAAAAAGCGAAAGATGAAGCTCAGGTAATTATTGAACAGGCTAACAAACGCCGTGCTCAAATCCTGGACGAAGCGAAAGCTGAGGCTGAGCAGGAACGTAACAAGATCGTCACCCAGGCTCAGGCGGAAATTGACGCAGAGACCAAACGTGCACGTGAAGAGTTGCGTAAGCAAGTCGCGATGCTGGCAATTGCCGGCGCCGAGAAGATCATTGAACGTTCCGTGGATGAAGCTGCTAACAGCGACATCGTAGATAAACTGGTCGCTGAACTGTAA
- the atpE gene encoding F0F1 ATP synthase subunit C, which produces MENLNMDLLYMAAAVMMGLAAIGAAIGIGILGGKFLEGAARQPDLIPLLRTQFFVVMGLVDAIPMIAVGLGLYVMFAVA; this is translated from the coding sequence ATGGAAAACCTGAATATGGATCTGCTGTACATGGCTGCCGCTGTGATGATGGGCCTGGCGGCAATCGGTGCTGCGATCGGTATCGGCATCCTCGGAGGCAAATTCCTGGAAGGCGCTGCGCGTCAACCGGATCTGATTCCTCTGCTGCGTACGCAGTTCTTTGTTGTCATGGGTCTGGTGGATGCAATCCCGATGATCGCTGTTGGTCTGGGTCTGTACGTGATGTTTGCTGTCGCGTAA
- the atpB gene encoding F0F1 ATP synthase subunit A gives MAAGEISTPQEYIGHHLNNLQLDLRTFELVNPHDAPASFWVLNIDSMFFSVVLGLLFLVLFRKVAKTATSGVPGKFQTAIELVVGFVDGNVRDMYHGKSKLIAPLALTIFVWVFLMNFMDLLPIDLLPYIGEHWFGLPALRVVPSADVNVTLSMALGVFILILFYSIKMKGIGGFTKELTLQPFNHPIFIPINLILEGVSLLSKPVSLGLRLFGNMYAGELIFILIAGLLPWWSQWILSVPWAIFHILIISLQAFIFMVLTIVYLSMASEEH, from the coding sequence ATGGCTGCAGGAGAAATCTCTACTCCGCAAGAATACATAGGTCACCACCTGAATAACCTTCAGCTGGACCTGCGTACTTTCGAGTTAGTGAACCCGCACGACGCGCCGGCGTCTTTCTGGGTATTAAATATCGATTCCATGTTTTTCTCTGTGGTGCTGGGTCTGTTGTTCCTGGTGCTGTTCCGTAAAGTAGCGAAAACGGCTACCAGCGGTGTACCGGGGAAATTCCAGACGGCTATTGAACTGGTGGTAGGCTTTGTTGACGGCAACGTTCGCGACATGTACCACGGTAAAAGCAAACTTATCGCCCCGCTGGCCCTGACGATTTTCGTCTGGGTGTTCCTGATGAACTTCATGGACTTGCTGCCTATCGACCTGCTGCCGTATATCGGCGAGCACTGGTTCGGTCTGCCGGCACTGCGTGTTGTCCCTTCAGCCGACGTTAACGTCACGCTGTCGATGGCACTGGGCGTATTTATTTTGATTCTGTTCTACAGCATCAAGATGAAAGGCATCGGCGGCTTTACGAAAGAGCTGACCCTGCAACCCTTTAATCACCCGATCTTCATCCCTATCAACCTGATTCTTGAAGGTGTGAGCCTGCTGTCCAAACCTGTATCTCTGGGTCTGCGACTGTTCGGTAACATGTATGCGGGTGAATTGATCTTTATCCTGATTGCCGGTCTGTTGCCGTGGTGGTCACAGTGGATTCTGAGTGTCCCTTGGGCCATCTTCCACATCCTGATCATTTCGCTACAGGCTTTCATTTTCATGGTCTTAACGATTGTCTATCTGTCGATGGCATCTGAAGAACATTGA
- the atpI gene encoding F0F1 ATP synthase subunit I: MSVSLYSVKFARTVLLLQLVTFVVIGMLFTLKGVTWGASAIAGGLAAWLPNSLFMILAWRLGAQTPAKGRVAWSFAIGEVLKVFATILLLIVALGVFDAVFLPLGLTWLSVLVVQILAPAVINNKG; the protein is encoded by the coding sequence ATGTCAGTGTCTCTTTACAGTGTGAAATTTGCCCGGACCGTGCTGCTTCTTCAGCTGGTGACTTTTGTCGTAATCGGAATGCTGTTTACCCTGAAAGGTGTCACCTGGGGCGCATCTGCCATCGCCGGTGGACTGGCAGCGTGGCTGCCAAATAGTTTGTTTATGATTTTAGCCTGGCGCCTTGGCGCGCAAACACCCGCGAAAGGCCGTGTTGCCTGGAGCTTCGCCATCGGCGAGGTGTTGAAGGTGTTTGCCACGATTCTCCTTCTGATCGTGGCGCTGGGAGTCTTCGATGCGGTGTTTTTGCCGCTCGGGCTGACGTGGTTATCGGTGCTGGTTGTGCAGATACTGGCACCGGCTGTAATTAACAACAAAGGGTAA
- the rsmG gene encoding 16S rRNA (guanine(527)-N(7))-methyltransferase RsmG, which produces MINKLSALLNAANISLSDQQKHQLVGYVEMLHKWNKAYNLTSVRDPQQMLVRHILDSIVVEPHLQGSRFIDVGTGPGLPGIPLAIVRPEAHFTLLDSLGKRVRFLRQVQHELKLENITPVQSRVEDFPSEPPFDGVISRAFASLNDMLSWCHHLPAKHGAFYALKGVLPEDEIATLPAGFSVSKSVRLVVPQLEGERHLVIIQAN; this is translated from the coding sequence GTGATCAACAAACTCTCCGCTCTGCTAAACGCCGCCAATATTTCCCTGTCCGATCAGCAAAAGCACCAGCTGGTGGGCTATGTTGAAATGCTGCACAAGTGGAATAAAGCCTACAATCTGACTTCCGTGCGTGATCCGCAGCAGATGCTGGTGCGCCATATTCTCGACAGTATTGTGGTGGAGCCACACCTGCAGGGCAGCCGTTTTATCGATGTTGGCACCGGACCCGGACTGCCAGGCATCCCGCTGGCGATTGTGCGCCCTGAAGCCCATTTCACGCTGCTGGATAGCCTCGGCAAGCGTGTGCGTTTTCTGCGTCAGGTGCAACATGAGCTGAAGCTGGAGAATATCACCCCGGTACAGAGCCGGGTGGAAGATTTCCCGTCAGAACCCCCGTTTGATGGCGTTATCAGTCGCGCTTTCGCCTCGCTGAACGATATGCTGAGCTGGTGTCACCATTTACCGGCGAAACATGGCGCGTTTTATGCGTTGAAAGGGGTGTTGCCAGAGGACGAAATTGCCACTTTACCTGCGGGTTTTAGCGTCAGTAAAAGCGTGCGTCTGGTGGTTCCTCAGCTTGAAGGTGAACGTCATCTGGTGATTATTCAGGCGAATTAA